In Providencia zhijiangensis, a single window of DNA contains:
- a CDS encoding DUF997 family protein, whose protein sequence is MDKRFLQSNREARWALYLTIAYMIGWVLCAYLPSNTLGVTGLPLWFEWSCLILPIIFILLCIMMVKLVFKDISLEEKDAD, encoded by the coding sequence CGTTTTCTTCAATCAAACAGGGAAGCTCGTTGGGCGCTATATCTGACTATTGCCTACATGATAGGTTGGGTACTTTGTGCTTATCTACCCAGTAACACACTTGGTGTTACCGGATTACCGTTATGGTTTGAATGGTCATGTCTGATTCTCCCTATCATCTTTATTTTGCTATGCATCATGATGGTTAAACTCGTATTCAAAGATATCTCGTTGGAGGAGAAAGATGCAGACTGA
- the panF gene encoding sodium/pantothenate symporter encodes MQTEVLLPLIGYLLLVFLLSLYAYKKRTKGEFLNEYFLGNRSMGGFVLAMTITATYISASSFIGGPGAAYKYGLGWVLLAMIQLPAIWLSLGVLGKKFAILARRYNAVTLNDMLYARYQSRFLVWFASVSLLVAFFGAMTVQFIGGARLLETAAGIPYTYGLMIFGVSIALYTAIGGFRASVLNDALQGLVMLLGTVILLVAIIYHAGGLPAAVEKMHAIDPKLVSPEGANDILSGPFMASFWVLVCFGVIGLPHTAVRCISYKDSKAVHKGIILGTIVMAILMFGMHFAGALGRAILPDLTIPDQVIPTLMVQVLPPFAAGIFLAAPMAAIMSTINAQLLQSSATIVKDIYLNAAPEQIKNEKKLARISSFSTLILGALLLVAAWNPPQMIIWLNLLAFGGLEAVFLWPLVLGLYWEKANGTGALSGMIVGGVCYAIFASFKIEIMGFHAIVPSLILSLIAFLIGNLFGKNPVQSAPNELSTN; translated from the coding sequence ATGCAGACTGAAGTTCTTCTGCCCTTAATCGGCTATCTGCTCCTCGTTTTTCTCCTTTCGCTCTACGCTTATAAAAAACGCACGAAAGGCGAATTTCTTAATGAGTATTTTCTAGGTAATCGCTCGATGGGCGGCTTTGTTTTAGCCATGACCATCACCGCAACCTACATCAGCGCCAGCTCCTTCATCGGTGGTCCCGGTGCCGCCTACAAATACGGGTTAGGCTGGGTACTCCTCGCCATGATCCAACTGCCGGCTATCTGGCTCTCTCTGGGCGTACTGGGCAAAAAATTTGCCATCTTAGCTCGCCGCTACAATGCAGTTACCCTTAACGACATGCTCTACGCCCGTTACCAAAGTCGTTTTCTCGTTTGGTTTGCTAGCGTAAGTTTATTAGTCGCTTTCTTTGGGGCGATGACGGTGCAGTTTATCGGTGGTGCGCGACTACTCGAAACCGCAGCTGGCATTCCTTATACCTACGGATTAATGATTTTTGGCGTCTCTATCGCGCTGTATACCGCGATTGGAGGCTTCCGAGCCAGTGTCCTTAACGATGCTTTACAAGGGCTGGTCATGTTGCTTGGCACCGTTATTTTGCTGGTTGCCATTATCTACCATGCAGGTGGTTTACCAGCTGCCGTGGAAAAAATGCATGCTATCGACCCGAAACTGGTCTCCCCTGAAGGTGCCAACGATATCCTTAGTGGGCCATTCATGGCCTCATTCTGGGTGTTAGTCTGTTTTGGAGTTATCGGATTACCACATACCGCAGTGCGTTGTATCTCCTACAAAGACAGCAAAGCCGTTCATAAAGGTATTATTCTTGGTACCATTGTGATGGCAATCTTGATGTTCGGTATGCACTTCGCGGGCGCCTTAGGGCGTGCCATACTGCCGGATTTAACCATTCCAGACCAAGTGATCCCGACTTTGATGGTTCAGGTTCTTCCGCCATTTGCCGCGGGGATTTTCCTAGCAGCACCAATGGCCGCAATTATGTCCACCATTAACGCCCAGTTACTGCAATCTTCGGCGACGATCGTGAAAGATATCTATCTAAATGCCGCACCTGAACAAATTAAAAATGAGAAAAAACTGGCACGAATCTCCAGCTTCTCAACGTTGATTTTAGGCGCGTTATTGCTGGTTGCAGCATGGAACCCACCTCAAATGATTATCTGGTTGAATTTACTCGCATTTGGTGGATTAGAAGCGGTATTCCTGTGGCCACTGGTTCTTGGATTATATTGGGAAAAAGCCAATGGTACTGGTGCTCTGAGCGGCATGATTGTTGGCGGTGTTTGCTACGCCATTTTCGCCTCATTCAAAATTGAAATTATGGGTTTTCACGCCATTGTGCCATCACTGATCCTGAGCCTAATTGCCTTTTTGATCGGTAATCTTTTTGGCAAAAATCCAGTACAATCGGCACCAAATGAACTATCAACGAATTAG